GGTGATTTATCTTACCGTCTCACTGAAGATATCGATCGGGTTGGAGAAGTCGTACACAAGCTTTTTCACGACTTTATTCCCTGCTTTTTGCAATTGATAGCCATCCCCATATACATGATTTACCTCAACTGGCAACTCACACTCACTACAGTGATTGTTGCACCGTTGATGGGTCTTTTAATTGGATGGTTTGGCGAAAGGTTGCGGTTGTTCTCCCTCAAAAGCCAAAATCATGTTTCAGATTTGTCATCTATACTGACTGAAGTTTTGAGCGGTATCCGTATAGTCCAGGCTTTTGCAGCCGAAGATTATGAAATTGCCCGTTTTAGCCGCGAAGCCGAACGTGCTTTAAAAGCAAAATACTCTACCGAACAGCTCAAAGCCATTCAAATTCCCATTGTTGGTTTTTTACAAGCAGTGAGTTTTTTACTGCTTTTGTTGTTTGCAGCATGGCAGATCGATCGCGGTAACTTGACTGTAGCAGAGTTTTTCAGTTTTCTAGCAGCAGCTGCATCCTTAATCGATCCGATAAGTCACACAACCAACAATTACAACGAGTTTAAACAAGGTGAGGCGTCGGTTGACCGTGTTTTTGAGTTATTAGCTATTCAACCAACGGTGGTAGAAAAACCAGATGCTATTCTACTTCCAACTGTTACCGGAAAGGTAGAGTATCGTCACGTGTCCTTCGCCTATAAATCCGGCGAACCCGTATTAAAAGATATTAGTTTATTAGCAATGCCAGGAGAAGCCATTGCCCTAGTAGGTGCTTCTGGATCAGGTAAAACAACTTTTGTCAACCTCTTACCTCGCTTCTACGATCCAAACGCAGGTCAAATCTTGATTGATGGTGTTGATATCCGAGATGTGACACTGCACGGTTTGCGACGGCAAATTGGGATTGTTCCTCAAGAAACTATCATGTTTTCTGGAACTATTGCTCAAAATATCGCTTTTGGGCAAGATTCGTTTGATATGGCATCTGTTGAGAAAGCAGCTAAAATTGCCAATGCCCATCAATTTATTACTCAATTACCAGATGGTTACTACACCTGGCTTGGGGAACGAGGTGTCAATTTATCAGGCGGACAGAGGCAAAGAATTGCGATCGCACGTGCTGTCCTCCTCAATCCTAGAATACTGATTTTAGATGAAGCGACATCTGCCTTAGATTCTGAGTCAGAAGCTTTAGTACAAGAAGCATTAGAAAGACTTATGGAGGGGCGCACCGTGTTTATTATCGCCCATCGTTTCAGTACAGTACGAAGGTGCGATCGTATTTTAGTTCTCGAACGGGGAGAAATAGTGGAGTCGGGAACTCACGAGGAATTGTTGACGTTTGAAAACCGTTATGCACGTTTTTATTCACAGCAGTTTAGCGTGAAATAATTTAGCTTTAGGGACTTCCAAATAAAAAAATCTTCCAAAACTTCGTGGTGCGGGCGTCTCCGCCCGCCACTAATCTAGAACGGGCGGGGACGCCCGTCCCACAATCACCGGATAATTTATGTCTTGAAAATCCCTTATGATTGGAATCTTGCTTGTTAAACTGAAAAGAACCAAAACGCTTACAATTTCAAAGACTGATGAAATTCAATGTAACGCTTGACCGTGACGAAGATGGAGTTTGGATTGTAGAATGTCCCAGTATTCCTGGTTGTGTCAGTCAGGGACAGACAAAAGAAGAAGCTGTGGAAAATATCAAAGATGCGATCGCAGCTTGCTTACAAGTTCGTGCAGAACTTGGTTTACCACTTACTACCGATACAGTAGTTAAAATGGGGCAAAAAACCCCGTTTCTCTCTGTACTCAAGCTTGATATCTCCTATGCTCAACTCTAAGAAACCGGGTTTTTGGGATTACTGTACTGATGCTCTAGTATGCCAAAACTAACTTCAGGTGCAACCAAACTCTACAAAAGGAGTTTTTCGATGAAAATGTTGTTTCCTATCAACTTTAATCAATTAATAAAACTACAAGCTTTAGCTTTTATATGTATCTCTTTTCTTTTTGGTTTTCTAGTCATTAAAAATTTCTCAACTCCCTTGACAGGGTGGACTGGGCTTGGACCGTGGGGTGGGGTTAACTATGACTATGTAGAAATTCAGGAATATTCAGGATTTTATTTAGCTAAAAATTTAAGCTTTAATCCGTTTCCTCAAATTCATTTTTTAACCAATCAATCTTTTTATCCCTATGGAACAAACAGTATATTTCAACCTTGGGTCTTTGAAAAAGATATTTTTTATGCTATTTTACACTCATTTTTTGGGACTGGTCCTTGGTTGCAAATTTATTATTTAATAACTGTATTAATAACAGCATTAGGAACTTTTGTATTGTTATTAAAGGATTATGGTTTTACCCGCGCTAATGGAGCGGGATTCCTGGTTTCTTTTTGTAATTTTTATGCTATCTTAAAATATCCACATCACTTGAATATTTCTGTCGTTCACTGGACTACCCTGAGCTTAATCGCTGACTTTCTTATAGTCAAAAGAGTTGCTTTAAGGCAACATATATCTCTAAGACTCATTTTACTCAGGGCTTGCTTGCTGTTCCTTTCTTTTGGTCAGGATTTAGGATATATTGCTGGCTATGCCTTAATGTCTTTCACGGTATCGATTCTCTTTATTAGCGCGATCGCCTGCTATAGATATTTTAAGGAGAATTCAAAATTCCTTGATTTCTTTCAAAAAAAGATAGAACTCTATCAAAATGATTTTTTTGCTTCTTATCATATCTGTTTAATTTTGCTAAGCTTAACTTTTATTGCTGCTTATATCTATCTTCCTTTGAGTTTTCAAATTGTAAAAGAAGCTAAAAGTTTTGATTTCAATGGAGTCAATTTTGGAGCTTGGTGGACTAATCCTTTGAGGTTGCTTATTCCATATTTTCCAATTATAAATAATCCAAAAAAAAGCTTTGAAGACATTTTCATTGATTCACCAGAAGCTATAGGTGCTGGTAGCCCTGGATGGTTTTTCGTAATTATTGGAACTTTGGGATTGTGGCAAGCACGCAAACAAATTATTATCTTTATTCCCCTGATATTAATATTTCTACTTTGCCTCCTTTATCATCCATCACTATTTCCAACACTCAAAATATTTCCCTGGTTTACCTTTAATCGTGTAGGAGGTCGCAGCACCATTATTTATCCAGTCATACTTTGTCTTTTTGCCTTACATCTTAACTTGAATTGGCTGCGTCCATCTAAACGGCAGTTACTTTCAGGAATTTTAGTGATTTTGGGATGCATTGAAGTTTTTACTGCTTACTCCTTTAAGGTAGACTATCAACCCTACTTACTTGACAAAAGTTTTTTTACTTACATGAATTATGTTAAGAAACAGCCAGGAGAAGCAGTTTTAGATTGGCCTTTCTGCATTATAGGAGCTGGAGCAAAAAGTATATGCCCATATTATTCATTCAACAGTGGAATTTTTACACTCAGAAGGTTTCATGAGAAAAAAGTCATGGGACAATACTTTGGGCGTTTACATCCTTCCCAAGTTGAGCCTTTTTTTGAAGCTGGTTGGGATAAACTGTTTTTCCCTGACAGTACAAACTCTCGTCAATCACGTTGCTTCCGCCCAGATGAGTGGTCTTTCTTTACAGATTTTTATAAGTTCAATGACTTTGCTGGAATTAATCTCTATACAGAGCGATTCCCACAAGAATGTGTTAACGAGTTCTACACGCGTTTTGGTACTCCTACCGTAGAAACTGTCATACCTGGATCTGGTAGGGTAAAATTTATTCCAAAATCTCCTATGTTAAGAAATCAAGTTAACTCTGCTTTAGGTACAAGCCTTAAGTTTGAACCTAAACTTACGCACAAATAGATACGTGTGTTTATCTGATTGATTTGATGCTATCAATTTGCTTGGCAAACAAATCAGTAAAAATGCTCATGACTGTGCGATCGCGTACCTTAATATTTGCACTGATTGACATTCCTGATTGAATTGCTACATCTCGATTCTTAATAGTCAGAGATTGACTTTCTAAGCGGATTTTCGCAGGAAAACTATAATAAGGACGGATTTGGTCAGGTGGTAGAGCATCAGAACCAATCCAAACAATTTCACCTTTAATATCACCAAATTCACTAAAGGGAAAAGAGTCTACCCTAACATCTACTTTCATACCCTGTTTAATAAAACCAATATCTTGATTAGTGATATAAACCTTAGCCGTCAGATCTTCACTTGGAACAATTTTGAGAACTGCTTGACTGGTATTGGTCACAAAACCAGGATTGCGAGCTTGTAAATCAAAAACAATTCCATCGGCTGGAGCACGAAGTTCTTGATATTGTAAATTCAATTTTGTTTGACTAATTTGACTTTCTATTTCACTAACTCGCTTCTCATTTTCCAAAATAGCTTTATTCAATTCGCTATCGATTTGAGCTATTTGTTTGTTATTATCAGCCATTTTAGTGAGCAAATCCTTTTTAGCCGCAACAATGGTATTCCGGAGTTTTTCTCTGGATTGAGCAATGGCATACCGCAAACGTGCTTGCTCTTGTGTTAGCTGTTGGACATCAGCTTGGCGAGTGCGGAATTGCTCTTGCTGTCTGAGATATTGTAGGCGAGCAATAGCCCCTTCTTCAACTAGAGGCTCAATATTGTTGAGAATAGTTTGATTGACTTGTTGAATATCTTGAGCAGAAGCTAACTGAACTTGGTTTTCACTGAATCGTTTTTGTAATTGTTCGGTTTCAAATTGGTCAGATGCAATTCGAGTCTCTAATTCTGCTTTGCTAAACTCCAAACGAGCTTCTTCCTCTGGGGAAAATGTAATGCTTTGCTCTGTCCCATTCAGTTGACTGCGGTAAAGCCGATTTTCTGCTATTAACGCTGTACGGCTTTGAGTTAGAGAAGCCAACTCAAAGGGTAATTTGACTTGTTGAAATAATTGTGACTTCTCTAAGGAAGGATTTTTCCCAGTAAGTTGGACACGGTAAAACTGATTCTCTTGAATTAATGCAGTGCGAATTTTTATTAGAGAGATTAACTGAGCTTGCAGTGCTGTTGCATCTAGTCTTAAAAGCAAGTCACCACGGCGTACTCTTTGCCCATCCCTAACAAAGACAGCTTTGACAACTCCAGAGACAGGGGTTTGTACTTCTTTTACTTTTCCTTGAGGTTCTAGCATTCCTTGAGTAGGAATAGCTTCCTCGATTTTGGCAAAGTTAGCCCAAATTAATACTAAGGAAGTCACTCCTACAATACCCCAAAGGATTGCTCGTGACCAAAAAGGTGACTGTCGTAAAACAACATAGCGAGCAAATTTGTTATCTTCCTTAGGCGTTTTTATAGGTACTTTAACTTCAGGTTCAAGTATCCTTGGTGCTGTCAGTGGTTTTTGATCGAATTGAATGGAATTGTTCATGGTTAGTTGATAGTTGTTAGTTGTTGGTTGTTAGTTGTTGGTTGTTAGTTGTTAGTTGTAAAACCACTAACCACTAACCACTAACCACTAACTCTTGTTGTTGATAAAGGCAGTAGTAACGACCTTTTTGCGCCATAAGTTCTTCGTGGGTTCCTTGTTCTACAACGGTTCCTTGGTCTAATAACAAAATGACATCAGCGTTCTTCACAGTACTTAAACGATGGGTAATAAAAAAGACCGTGCGAGCTTCCGAAGAAGGAGATCCGCTACCGCGAAATGTCTCTGCAAGATTAAGACAAACTTGCCGTTCTGATTGGTAATCTAAAGCACTAGTGGCTTCATCTAGAATCAACAAGCGAGGATTTTGTAGAACTACGCGAGCAATGGCAATGCGCTGTCTCTGTCCTCCTGAGAGGGCTGAACCTTTCTCGCCAACTCTGGTGTTGTAACCATTGGGCAGAGACATAATGAAGTCATGGGCTGCTGCAATCTTGGCTGCTTCTATAATTTCCTCAGGTGTCGCATCTGGTTGAGTGAGTGCAATGTTCTCTTGCACTGTGCCATCAAATAAGAGCGAGTCTTGCAGCACCATGCCAATTTGACGGCGTAGGGAATAAAGTTCAACTTTGGTGATATCATAACCATCAATTAAAATTCTGCCAGACTCTGGCTCGTAAAGTCGTGGCAGCAGCTTTGTTAAAGTACTTTTGCCAGAACCACTTTGCCCCACAATGCCAATTAATAGTCCGGGTTGAAAATGCAGGTTAATATTCTTCAGTTGCAGTGGACTATTGGGGTTAAAACGAAAACAAACGTTCTCAAATTTAACATTCCCTTGAATGCTGGGCATGGGAATGTTTTGACGGTCTAATTCTGTCACTTCTGCGGGGCTATCTAAAATATCGCCAAGGCGTTCTAGAGAGAGTGCTGTTTCTTGAAAGTTCTGCCACAGTTGCGTCAAACGCAGCAAGGGAGATGTAACGTAACCAGCGATAATCCGAAAGGCAATAAGTTGTCCTAAGGTAAGTTGTCCTTGCAGAACTAAGGCTGCTCCTACCCACATCACTAATAGTGCGGAAACTTGGTTAAGAAAATTACTCGTAACGTTAGCACCAGTAGAAGTGACAACAGTTTTGAAGCCAGCATCTACATAATTAGCATAGTGTTCTTGCCACTGCCAACGGGAACGCAATTCTATATTTTGCGCTTTTACTGTTTGAATCCCTGAAAGAACTTCTACTAAGTAAGATTGAGCTTCGGCATTACGTTCGGCTTTACTTCGTAACTGCCTTCGCACAATCGGAGAAACCACCATTGTTAGGAAAGCAAATAACGGTACAGTTGCTAAAGCAACAAGAGTTAAGACCCAACTGTAGATTGCCATTACCACAATGTAGATAACGGAAAATACGGCATCTAGCACCACCGTTAAAGCAGTTCCTGTTAGAAAGGAGCGAATATTTTCCAGTTCTTGGGCGCGGGTAGCCAGTTCTCCTACAGGTCTACGTTCAAAATAGCGTAAAGGTAACCGCAGCAGATGATCGATAACTTCTGAACCTAAGGTGAGATCGATTCGACTGGTCGTATCGACAAATAAATAAGTGCGGAGACTTGTGAGAAGTCCTTCAAAAATAGCCAAAATTAATAATAAAATACCCAGTACATTTAATGTATTAAAGCTATTTTGAATAATGACTTTGTCAATAATTAGCTGAATAATTAAGGGATTAGCTAAAGTGAAAATTTGAACAAAAAAGGAAGCAATTAAAACTTCAAAGAGAACTTTACGGTATTGAATGAGGGAAGGAATAAACCAACTTAAGCTAAACTTTTGCTTGGGCGTGTATTTGGTTGGTTTGAGTAGCAAGACTTGACCTTCTTCACCCCAATTTTCAATGAAATTGGGTAACTTCTGTGGAACTATACCGACTTCTGGTACTGCCAAGACTAGCTTTTGTTCGCCGATTTCATAAAGGATGGCGAAACTATCTTGCCACCGAATCATCGCAGGGGTTTGCAGTTTAGAAATCGCGACGGCTGGTATGTTGAGAAGTTGGGCATTTAACCCTATTAATTCAGCGATCGCACCACAAAGTTGTAATGACAAGGTTTGAGTGCGTTGAATTTGATTGTCCAGTACTTTTGCGATCGCATCCCGGCGAAAGGGAATACTCCAGTACTGACTCAGCATTTGGAAGCAAGCTAAAGTAGCATCTCTTGGTCCTCTACCTTGTATGTAAGGATAACTAGGCGATCGCGATCGCCCAAAAACTGTTGCGACTTCTAGTTTGGGAGGGCTTTCCGGCGCATGGGGAATGTCTTCGGAAGGATGAAGTGTAGAAGGATGAAAATTTTCATCTTTGATACTTTCTACTTCATCTTTTTTAAATGGCAAACCAATCAAACGGACAGCAATAGAACTTTGTACCTCTAAACGCCTTGGCTCTATATTTGGTGGTAGTCGGCTTCCTAGAGAAAAATTTGCAACTCCCTGACTACTAACAAACCAGGTCAGTCGAGAGTCTAACTCTGCCTTAGGATAATTGGTATGAGTGAGAGTAAGAGCGACAGCGTCTGGTAATATCTTAAAAGTAAGCTCTGCAATATCTGAAACATTATAGGATTTCAGGACAGGCTCGCTATCTGCTCTTTGCGACAGTTCGGTACCCAGCAATTCAAAAATTTCAATAGCACTGCATTGAGTATAAAAACTTTGGGCAAATTCAGGAAAATTTTTGATTAAGCTTAAAAAATCTGTAGCAGATAAATTAATGCAAACTGTTTCTGTAGATGCAAGGACTGTTTCACAAGGAATTCCTCGTAGCAAACTCAGCCACCCCAAAATTGCTCCTGGTTTAAAAAGTTGCAGGGTGATAGGTACATCAGTATTTGGCTCTTGGGCGAGCAAGCGTGCTTGTCCTTCATAGATAATCGAAATATAAGCTGATATATAATTTGGCACTAAGATTGCCTGACCCATGCCATAACGCAAAAGCTGCAACTTGGGAAGTAATTTTACAAGTTCTTGTGCTGGTAGTAGGTTGAAAGGAGATAATTCAGTTAAAAAATTTTGAATAGAGGCTTGTTGAGTATAAGTCATTTTTATTGATTGGGCATTGGGTATTAAGCATTGGGCATTGTTCTTTTCCTCATCTCCCCATCATCCCCATCTCCCTTATTTCCTTGTTTCCTTCACTTATCAGTTTTTGAAGTTGTTCTCTCAGCCAGTTTTCATAGAGTTCATTTAACAAGCGCGATCTCATGGATTCATCTAACTGTGCGGGAATATATTTTTCTAGGCGCACAATCACAAACCATTCGCCAATCCGAGTCGGTGGTAGTAGTTTTCCCGGTTGACTGCTAGAAAGCATTTGTACCATTGTTGGGTGTAAGGTGGACAGTTCTACAGAACCAACCACTCCATCCGTTTGAGCTTCCGGTCCTTGTGAATATTCTCGTGCTAGTTCAGCAAAAGATTGTTCTTTTGCCAAAATGCGGAAGAAAAGTTCTTGACTCACTCCCCCATCCTGAGTTCGTAGTAGAGAGTAAATCACTTTATCCAGCTTTGTCTTGTACTGGAAAAAGTAGGATTCCAATTTATTTCCCCAAGTCGCTTGTTTAAACTTTTCAATTTTTAGTTTACGAGTCACAATCATTTCTAGTTGATTTAAAGCTAAACCGTAGTATGCCATCCATACCTGTATGTCAGCTTTGCTTGTGAACTGATTTTCAACACAAAATTGTTGTCGGGCTTGTGCTATTTCTTCAGGCGTACACTCTATTGGTGCAATAGCCTCATCGATAATCAGTTCCCGCCGAAACTGCGGTAGCATCAG
This genomic interval from Scytonema hofmannii PCC 7110 contains the following:
- a CDS encoding ABC transporter ATP-binding protein, yielding MKTRSHYWHLIPYIRPQWQTILKGFVGILGYVMATLALITLVKELSNAFGKGNVIAIAEILGILGGVFLVRGFFQSVQDIYMAKAALRVAFHLRKQVYTHLQKLNFSYFETAKAGDLSYRLTEDIDRVGEVVHKLFHDFIPCFLQLIAIPIYMIYLNWQLTLTTVIVAPLMGLLIGWFGERLRLFSLKSQNHVSDLSSILTEVLSGIRIVQAFAAEDYEIARFSREAERALKAKYSTEQLKAIQIPIVGFLQAVSFLLLLLFAAWQIDRGNLTVAEFFSFLAAAASLIDPISHTTNNYNEFKQGEASVDRVFELLAIQPTVVEKPDAILLPTVTGKVEYRHVSFAYKSGEPVLKDISLLAMPGEAIALVGASGSGKTTFVNLLPRFYDPNAGQILIDGVDIRDVTLHGLRRQIGIVPQETIMFSGTIAQNIAFGQDSFDMASVEKAAKIANAHQFITQLPDGYYTWLGERGVNLSGGQRQRIAIARAVLLNPRILILDEATSALDSESEALVQEALERLMEGRTVFIIAHRFSTVRRCDRILVLERGEIVESGTHEELLTFENRYARFYSQQFSVK
- a CDS encoding type II toxin-antitoxin system HicB family antitoxin, coding for MKFNVTLDRDEDGVWIVECPSIPGCVSQGQTKEEAVENIKDAIAACLQVRAELGLPLTTDTVVKMGQKTPFLSVLKLDISYAQL
- a CDS encoding HlyD family efflux transporter periplasmic adaptor subunit encodes the protein MNNSIQFDQKPLTAPRILEPEVKVPIKTPKEDNKFARYVVLRQSPFWSRAILWGIVGVTSLVLIWANFAKIEEAIPTQGMLEPQGKVKEVQTPVSGVVKAVFVRDGQRVRRGDLLLRLDATALQAQLISLIKIRTALIQENQFYRVQLTGKNPSLEKSQLFQQVKLPFELASLTQSRTALIAENRLYRSQLNGTEQSITFSPEEEARLEFSKAELETRIASDQFETEQLQKRFSENQVQLASAQDIQQVNQTILNNIEPLVEEGAIARLQYLRQQEQFRTRQADVQQLTQEQARLRYAIAQSREKLRNTIVAAKKDLLTKMADNNKQIAQIDSELNKAILENEKRVSEIESQISQTKLNLQYQELRAPADGIVFDLQARNPGFVTNTSQAVLKIVPSEDLTAKVYITNQDIGFIKQGMKVDVRVDSFPFSEFGDIKGEIVWIGSDALPPDQIRPYYSFPAKIRLESQSLTIKNRDVAIQSGMSISANIKVRDRTVMSIFTDLFAKQIDSIKSIR
- a CDS encoding peptidase domain-containing ABC transporter — encoded protein: MTYTQQASIQNFLTELSPFNLLPAQELVKLLPKLQLLRYGMGQAILVPNYISAYISIIYEGQARLLAQEPNTDVPITLQLFKPGAILGWLSLLRGIPCETVLASTETVCINLSATDFLSLIKNFPEFAQSFYTQCSAIEIFELLGTELSQRADSEPVLKSYNVSDIAELTFKILPDAVALTLTHTNYPKAELDSRLTWFVSSQGVANFSLGSRLPPNIEPRRLEVQSSIAVRLIGLPFKKDEVESIKDENFHPSTLHPSEDIPHAPESPPKLEVATVFGRSRSPSYPYIQGRGPRDATLACFQMLSQYWSIPFRRDAIAKVLDNQIQRTQTLSLQLCGAIAELIGLNAQLLNIPAVAISKLQTPAMIRWQDSFAILYEIGEQKLVLAVPEVGIVPQKLPNFIENWGEEGQVLLLKPTKYTPKQKFSLSWFIPSLIQYRKVLFEVLIASFFVQIFTLANPLIIQLIIDKVIIQNSFNTLNVLGILLLILAIFEGLLTSLRTYLFVDTTSRIDLTLGSEVIDHLLRLPLRYFERRPVGELATRAQELENIRSFLTGTALTVVLDAVFSVIYIVVMAIYSWVLTLVALATVPLFAFLTMVVSPIVRRQLRSKAERNAEAQSYLVEVLSGIQTVKAQNIELRSRWQWQEHYANYVDAGFKTVVTSTGANVTSNFLNQVSALLVMWVGAALVLQGQLTLGQLIAFRIIAGYVTSPLLRLTQLWQNFQETALSLERLGDILDSPAEVTELDRQNIPMPSIQGNVKFENVCFRFNPNSPLQLKNINLHFQPGLLIGIVGQSGSGKSTLTKLLPRLYEPESGRILIDGYDITKVELYSLRRQIGMVLQDSLLFDGTVQENIALTQPDATPEEIIEAAKIAAAHDFIMSLPNGYNTRVGEKGSALSGGQRQRIAIARVVLQNPRLLILDEATSALDYQSERQVCLNLAETFRGSGSPSSEARTVFFITHRLSTVKNADVILLLDQGTVVEQGTHEELMAQKGRYYCLYQQQELVVSG
- a CDS encoding peptidylprolyl isomerase encodes the protein MTDVLQIGNRKIAASELFSLLGSYLMLPQFRRELIIDEAIAPIECTPEEIAQARQQFCVENQFTSKADIQVWMAYYGLALNQLEMIVTRKLKIEKFKQATWGNKLESYFFQYKTKLDKVIYSLLRTQDGGVSQELFFRILAKEQSFAELAREYSQGPEAQTDGVVGSVELSTLHPTMVQMLSSSQPGKLLPPTRIGEWFVIVRLEKYIPAQLDESMRSRLLNELYENWLREQLQKLISEGNKEIREMGMMGR